In one window of Deferribacterota bacterium DNA:
- the nifN gene encoding nitrogenase iron-molybdenum cofactor biosynthesis protein NifN, with translation MGELKVIKKDGLTNPLKKSPLLGATLAMLGIDKTLILHHGCQGCTAFTKNILTDHFNEVIPLQTTATVDIATIMGKSNIPEALNNSLKNKSPEIISILGTTLVETRGDDVKGELNTLNDINTTSNLIYINCSDTLGDAELGFSKATKELIINFAEKRDNKNNKKINILTNFSMTCGDIIELKEIIKDFNLEFTILPDISFLSGSNGSCPTLTKSSTTLDDIKQMGDATSTICIGQSMLNIAKYLEEQFNIPYYFLPSLTGIKYTDLFLNILEEISGNKRDVKYVEQRNMFVDAMLDCHFYTTNKYVSVATEPDLLFSLSYFLVEEMGLNLEAAITTNDSDIIEMVPTHEIYIGDIEDAEREIVKSEILISNTNALLASTKKNISLYLAGFPVKNRLGYHLKEFIGYKGSMNFLFEITNILYEKEEEESMKKII, from the coding sequence ATGGGTGAGTTAAAGGTAATAAAAAAAGATGGGCTAACAAATCCATTGAAAAAAAGTCCCCTGTTAGGTGCGACACTTGCAATGTTGGGAATAGATAAAACACTTATATTACACCATGGTTGTCAAGGTTGCACAGCTTTTACAAAAAATATATTAACCGATCACTTTAATGAGGTAATACCACTCCAAACTACTGCAACTGTTGATATTGCAACTATAATGGGTAAAAGCAACATACCTGAGGCATTAAATAATTCCCTAAAAAATAAATCTCCTGAAATAATATCAATATTAGGAACAACCCTAGTTGAGACAAGGGGTGATGACGTAAAAGGTGAATTAAATACATTAAATGATATAAATACTACTTCAAATTTAATCTATATTAACTGTAGCGATACACTTGGTGATGCAGAGCTCGGTTTTTCAAAGGCAACAAAAGAATTAATAATTAATTTTGCAGAAAAAAGGGACAATAAGAATAACAAAAAAATTAATATCTTGACTAATTTCTCTATGACCTGTGGAGATATTATTGAACTTAAAGAGATTATAAAGGATTTTAATTTAGAATTTACAATATTACCTGATATATCCTTTCTTTCTGGATCAAATGGTAGTTGCCCAACCCTTACTAAAAGTTCAACTACCCTAGATGACATAAAGCAGATGGGTGATGCAACATCAACTATTTGTATTGGTCAGAGTATGTTAAATATAGCAAAATATTTAGAAGAACAATTTAACATACCCTATTATTTCTTACCATCATTAACAGGTATTAAATATACTGATTTGTTTTTAAATATACTTGAAGAGATAAGTGGCAATAAGAGAGATGTTAAATATGTTGAACAACGAAATATGTTTGTTGATGCAATGTTAGATTGTCACTTCTATACAACAAATAAATATGTCTCGGTAGCTACAGAACCCGACCTACTCTTTAGCCTTAGCTATTTTTTAGTTGAAGAAATGGGGTTAAATCTAGAGGCCGCAATAACAACAAATGACAGTGATATAATTGAGATGGTACCCACACATGAAATTTATATTGGTGATATTGAAGATGCAGAAAGAGAAATAGTTAAATCTGAGATCCTTATATCAAATACAAATGCATTATTAGCAAGCACAAAGAAAAATATAAGTCTTTATTTGGCTGGTTTTCCAGTAAAAAATAGATTGGGTTACCACTTAAAAGAGTTTATAGGTTATAAAGGCTCAATGAACTTTCTCTTTGAAATAACAAACATTTTATATGAAAAAGAAGAAGAAGAATCTATGAAAAAAATCATATAA
- the nifX gene encoding nitrogen fixation protein NifX: protein MKVAFCSNNGVSVNEHFGRSRYIYIYDVDEDGYTLSEKRELIVVDGSKEHKDTTESKVRSIKDCALLYVCAIGGPAAAVSVRNKIHPIKVDENTDIVNLLERLKNLLRANPPIWLKKVIQTKGE from the coding sequence ATGAAGGTTGCTTTTTGTTCAAACAATGGGGTTAGTGTTAATGAGCATTTTGGAAGGAGTAGATATATATACATATATGACGTTGATGAAGATGGATATACATTATCAGAAAAAAGGGAGCTTATTGTAGTTGATGGATCAAAAGAACATAAGGATACCACAGAATCTAAAGTTCGTTCAATAAAGGACTGCGCGCTTTTATATGTATGTGCAATTGGTGGCCCAGCAGCAGCTGTTTCAGTGAGAAATAAAATACATCCCATAAAAGTTGATGAAAATACCGATATTGTTAACCTTCTAGAAAGGCTAAAAAATCTTTTAAGAGCCAACCCTCCAATCTGGCTAAAAAAAGTTATACAAACTAAAGGAGAATAA